One window of Saprospiraceae bacterium genomic DNA carries:
- a CDS encoding DUF4062 domain-containing protein has product MSEFISWKAQPIFISSTFTDMMAERDALRDFVFPELAERLRARHIHLEPIDLRWGVETTDKKEQEEKELLVLKVCLDEIDRCKPFLIGLIGDRYGWVPPAGRMKAAENEKGFASTIENKSITALEIEYGVLSNMDQKLRSRFYFREPLDYDKMPPEKAKEFSDMHNPELDKVFAENRLRDYKAKIVAKVGKERVYTYTDIEDFKKKVLEQIWTELDAQTKELEDTRPKTWQQEERLFLEEFIEERTIAFSGREDVINYLKEFAHSPVGYDNIGICLTGESGSGKSALFAKLHKELQQENVFIIAHAAGISLRSNSLENMLMIWIEELAEKLKIDISEQLQDKNKFDDLTKLFAELLSRTSVDHRVIVMVDALNQFERTAHAKYVNWLPELLPKNVKFIFTAIPGEETANLIKRNGIKGEELKPVTKVDAEKIITAISKRYRKSLNPEAIEILLNKKTDKDVSAYNNPLWLNMAVDEFLLLDEDDFAEMKAYGGTAEEKLNRLLLNTAHDMPADIESMYTYLFDKTRQRFGKEFVNTFFNYIALARNGLRESDIEILINDYSNQKWDVLNFAALRRYLRAHIVRKGEEGLWDFKHVQVRTEIYKSQLASIEQKVIANQHIAAYLEALPNDDSLRMTEIMWHLFKADDKVKAVKIYGSFELDTLQTKEHSKTLVDIILEDVGNVKWISDILEMEDMDESVKGTTNINFLFELSDQLKDSVRIEEQKSIYLSVFRSTLYLSLKRPDSAECSRNLSFSYHKVGDINQSLGDTKSAFLSYESSIKILEELLKKNPESDKISRDLSLSFNRIGNIYKDHGDTKNAIKSFKSALDIVEKLLKRNPSSVLFASDLAYSYNLISDIYESHGDTKSALVGYQSALIIMEELLKRNPESAQFAEDLAYSYTMVSKINFAHGDTKIALTFLESSLKVRKELLKRNPESAKYASDLAYSFINLGYIYQAHGDIKSALFNFESSMNIRIELLKRMPGLVEFAKNLSVSYMKVGDIYNSMGDTVNALSLQESSLKIRKELHENNPESVEFARELTLSYERLGNIYIELGDSKSAYINNTKAHKLAEELIKKDPDSALFLQDLARSYDRMGDLDNAIGDSLSARTNYESSLKIRKELLSRNSNSAVYARGVVVSYNKLNKSLELIEALKYMKRKNMHMDPPLVELCNQLGIPILMAANNLIEKSEKETTSNNALDAAENCFQDQKWKEAEQLFLNLLMQNIVAENLQYKIAVCILNGNDELSNNERNRVVNLIKQMKGLGKIIEADEIEQLLSKKNLD; this is encoded by the coding sequence ATGTCAGAATTCATCAGTTGGAAAGCACAGCCCATCTTTATCTCAAGCACATTTACTGATATGATGGCAGAGCGGGATGCCTTGCGCGATTTTGTATTCCCTGAACTAGCTGAAAGGTTAAGGGCTCGCCATATTCATCTTGAGCCTATAGACCTTCGTTGGGGGGTAGAAACCACAGATAAAAAAGAGCAGGAAGAAAAAGAATTACTGGTACTGAAAGTGTGCCTTGATGAAATAGACCGATGTAAACCTTTTTTAATCGGGCTTATTGGTGACCGTTATGGATGGGTGCCTCCGGCAGGGAGAATGAAAGCCGCTGAAAATGAGAAGGGATTTGCGAGTACCATAGAAAATAAAAGTATTACCGCTCTTGAAATTGAATATGGCGTACTATCCAATATGGATCAAAAGTTAAGAAGTCGTTTCTATTTCAGAGAGCCATTGGATTATGATAAAATGCCACCGGAAAAGGCCAAAGAATTTTCTGATATGCACAATCCCGAGCTGGACAAAGTTTTTGCAGAAAACAGATTGAGGGATTACAAAGCAAAAATTGTTGCCAAAGTCGGAAAGGAAAGAGTTTATACCTACACTGACATTGAAGATTTTAAAAAGAAGGTGCTTGAACAAATCTGGACAGAATTAGATGCACAGACCAAAGAACTGGAAGATACCCGCCCTAAAACCTGGCAACAAGAAGAGCGGCTTTTCTTGGAAGAGTTCATTGAAGAAAGAACCATTGCTTTTAGTGGAAGAGAAGATGTTATAAATTATCTGAAAGAATTTGCCCATTCTCCTGTAGGTTATGATAACATCGGAATCTGCTTAACGGGAGAATCCGGCAGCGGTAAAAGTGCCCTCTTTGCAAAGCTCCATAAAGAACTTCAACAAGAAAATGTTTTTATTATTGCCCATGCTGCCGGTATCAGCCTCCGGTCCAACAGTCTGGAAAACATGCTGATGATATGGATAGAGGAACTTGCAGAGAAACTAAAAATAGACATCAGTGAACAATTACAAGACAAAAATAAATTTGATGATCTTACCAAACTTTTTGCTGAGTTACTTTCGCGAACTTCTGTCGATCATAGGGTAATTGTAATGGTGGATGCACTCAACCAATTTGAGAGAACCGCGCATGCAAAATATGTGAACTGGCTTCCGGAGTTATTACCAAAAAACGTAAAGTTTATATTTACTGCAATACCCGGTGAAGAAACAGCCAACCTCATTAAACGGAATGGAATAAAAGGTGAAGAACTGAAACCAGTGACGAAAGTGGATGCCGAAAAAATAATAACCGCTATTAGCAAACGGTACCGCAAATCTTTGAATCCGGAAGCAATAGAAATTTTGTTGAACAAGAAAACCGATAAGGACGTATCTGCTTACAACAATCCTTTGTGGCTGAATATGGCAGTAGATGAATTTCTGCTGTTGGATGAAGATGATTTTGCCGAGATGAAAGCTTATGGAGGAACCGCAGAAGAAAAACTAAATAGACTTTTACTAAACACTGCTCATGATATGCCGGCAGACATTGAAAGTATGTATACGTATCTTTTTGACAAAACGCGGCAACGGTTTGGAAAAGAATTTGTAAATACATTTTTCAATTACATCGCATTGGCAAGAAATGGTTTGCGCGAAAGCGACATTGAAATATTAATAAATGATTATTCAAATCAAAAATGGGATGTACTGAATTTTGCCGCTTTGAGAAGATATTTAAGGGCACATATTGTAAGAAAAGGAGAAGAAGGCTTATGGGATTTCAAACATGTTCAGGTAAGAACAGAAATTTACAAAAGCCAGTTAGCAAGTATAGAACAAAAAGTTATAGCGAACCAGCATATTGCCGCATATCTTGAGGCATTACCCAATGATGATTCTTTGCGAATGACAGAAATTATGTGGCATTTGTTTAAGGCAGACGATAAAGTAAAAGCAGTAAAAATTTATGGAAGTTTTGAGTTGGATACTTTGCAAACTAAAGAACATTCGAAAACACTTGTGGATATCATTCTTGAAGACGTAGGCAATGTAAAATGGATTTCAGATATACTCGAGATGGAAGATATGGATGAATCTGTTAAGGGAACCACTAATATTAATTTTTTGTTCGAACTCAGCGACCAACTTAAAGATTCTGTTCGAATAGAGGAGCAAAAATCCATTTACCTTTCTGTATTCCGTTCAACTCTATATTTATCATTAAAAAGGCCTGACTCTGCCGAATGCTCTAGGAATTTGTCTTTTTCCTATCACAAGGTAGGGGATATAAATCAATCACTAGGCGATACGAAAAGCGCCTTTTTAAGTTACGAAAGCTCAATCAAGATCCTAGAAGAATTACTAAAAAAAAACCCTGAGTCCGATAAAATCAGTAGGGATTTGTCACTTTCATTTAATAGAATAGGCAATATATATAAAGATCATGGCGATACGAAAAACGCAATTAAAAGTTTTAAAAGTGCTTTAGATATAGTTGAAAAATTGCTAAAAAGAAATCCCAGCTCAGTACTTTTTGCAAGCGATTTGGCCTATTCTTATAATCTTATAAGTGATATATATGAAAGTCATGGCGACACTAAAAGCGCGTTGGTTGGGTATCAAAGCGCTTTAATAATCATGGAAGAATTATTAAAAAGAAATCCTGAATCAGCCCAATTCGCCGAAGATTTAGCTTATTCCTATACTATGGTGAGTAAAATAAATTTTGCACATGGAGATACCAAAATCGCTTTAACCTTTCTTGAAAGCTCTTTAAAGGTCCGGAAAGAATTACTAAAGAGAAATCCTGAATCAGCGAAATATGCAAGTGATTTGGCTTATTCGTTTATCAATTTAGGTTATATATATCAGGCTCATGGAGATATTAAAAGCGCACTTTTTAATTTCGAAAGCTCCATGAACATACGGATAGAATTGTTAAAAAGGATGCCAGGCTTAGTAGAATTCGCCAAGAATCTGTCAGTGTCCTACATGAAAGTAGGCGATATTTATAATTCAATGGGTGATACTGTAAACGCTCTATCTCTTCAAGAAAGCTCTTTAAAGATCCGGAAAGAATTACATGAAAATAATCCTGAATCAGTAGAATTCGCCAGAGAATTGACACTATCATATGAAAGATTGGGCAATATTTATATAGAACTTGGCGATAGTAAAAGCGCTTATATAAATAATACAAAAGCGCATAAGTTAGCTGAAGAATTAATTAAGAAAGATCCTGACTCTGCATTGTTTTTGCAAGATTTAGCTAGATCATATGATAGAATGGGCGATTTAGATAATGCAATTGGGGATTCCTTAAGTGCTCGAACTAACTATGAAAGCTCATTGAAAATTAGGAAAGAATTATTAAGTAGAAATTCCAATTCAGCGGTATACGCAAGGGGTGTGGTGGTAAGTTATAATAAGTTGAACAAATCGCTTGAACTGATTGAAGCATTGAAATATATGAAAAGGAAAAATATGCATATGGATCCTCCTTTAGTTGAGTTATGCAATCAACTTGGGATACCAATACTGATGGCTGCAAATAATCTAATTGAAAAAAGTGAAAAAGAAACTACTTCAAATAATGCATTAGATGCAGCGGAAAATTGCTTTCAGGATCAAAAATGGAAAGAGGCAGAGCAATTATTTTTAAATCTTCTGATGCAAAATATTGTCGCTGAAAATTTACAGTATAAAATTGCAGTTTGCATACTTAATGGAAATGATGAATTATCGAACAACGAACGCAATAGAGTAGTAAATTTAATTAAACAAATGAAAGGACTTGGGAAAATTATCGAAGCGGATGAAATTGAACAATTGCTTTCAAAGAAAAATTTGGATTAG
- a CDS encoding tetratricopeptide repeat protein gives MTDFKYSELILYKVIEIVEKNEYSASRELGTSIHNYGLSLFKLNRYEEGEYFLRKSINIIIENFGKNDFRVGQALNSLSQCLSKFKPNEALNLSYQALLILENHYGKYHFELTNCLNNLALIFIEKNELVEAEEICTRIVSILENIFDLDHPNLITVLNNLSHIYQQTNRVNEAKELLIRAISITENNFGVFHEKLAYYSNNLGALYQKIGEISKAESFFKQALNIFETKYNNNKLEVTASLNNLAHLYLEENRYQEAEPLFLKSLEIKRSYLKNDNPDIALSLNNIALLYFNTDRIKQSIPMFRSSFEILVKFSRANGYSHTNLEGVLDNFTYALHSDGLSDSEIINLVKDIAPEITI, from the coding sequence TTGACAGATTTTAAATATTCTGAATTAATACTTTATAAAGTAATTGAAATAGTAGAAAAAAACGAGTATAGCGCCAGTCGAGAGCTTGGAACTTCAATTCATAATTATGGATTGTCATTGTTTAAATTAAACAGGTATGAAGAAGGAGAGTATTTTCTAAGAAAAAGTATAAATATTATAATAGAAAATTTTGGAAAAAATGATTTTCGTGTTGGACAGGCTTTAAATTCATTATCTCAATGCTTATCTAAATTCAAACCAAATGAAGCGTTGAATCTTTCATATCAAGCACTTTTGATTCTTGAGAATCATTATGGTAAATATCATTTTGAGCTAACAAATTGTTTAAATAACCTAGCATTAATTTTTATTGAAAAAAATGAATTGGTTGAAGCTGAAGAAATATGTACTAGGATTGTTTCGATTTTAGAAAATATATTTGATCTTGATCATCCTAATTTAATAACAGTGCTGAATAATTTATCTCATATTTATCAACAAACAAATAGAGTAAATGAAGCAAAAGAATTGTTAATAAGAGCAATTAGTATTACAGAAAATAATTTTGGCGTTTTTCATGAAAAATTAGCTTATTATTCAAACAATCTTGGTGCCTTATATCAAAAAATTGGTGAAATTAGTAAAGCTGAGTCCTTTTTTAAACAAGCATTAAATATATTTGAAACAAAGTATAACAATAATAAATTAGAAGTTACTGCTAGCTTAAATAATTTGGCTCATTTGTATCTTGAGGAAAATCGATACCAAGAGGCTGAGCCTTTGTTTTTAAAATCACTTGAAATCAAAAGAAGTTATTTAAAAAATGACAACCCTGATATTGCTTTATCCTTAAATAATATAGCATTGTTATATTTTAATACAGATCGAATTAAACAATCGATTCCAATGTTCAGGTCTAGTTTTGAAATATTAGTTAAATTTAGTCGAGCAAATGGATATTCACATACTAATTTGGAGGGGGTACTTGATAATTTTACTTATGCATTGCACAGCGATGGTTTAAGCGATAGCGAAATAATTAATTTAGTTAAGGATATAGCACCAGAAATTACAATTTAA
- a CDS encoding DUF4062 domain-containing protein, whose protein sequence is MILSKQESKRSIRIFVSSTFKDMVAERDELMSHCWPELRRFCKERYLELIEVDLRWGISEEQDKRNETLKLCLNEIHECRPFFIGLLGERYGWIPDKEVYNPDILEEQSWLRDLKDRSVTELEIMHGVLNNPNLTGRAFFYFRDPNYIKGKGQEFISENEEAENKQKALKEKIKSCCRQHSILLKENYSNPKQLALDILEDLKLAIEKAYPLELVPDSLTRESLEHEAFAESRRKTYIGRQSYFDRLDKHVTEEGTPLVITGESGIGKSALLANWTKHWKEAHGDDFIFQHYIGGTTKSGDHWALMNRLMSEIKRWTDDPSELPKSHDEILRDFGSWLVRLRIKAEQNNVNAILVIDALNQLEDKDNAHILGWLPDYPFFGSLRLILSTTKDSMLEILDKRNWKSFEVSVLGVSERQQMVVDYLKRFSKKLDEKYLNLICSSSRAENPLFVKILLDELRITGTHEKLEERIRFYLDAESISNLLDRILDRYQKDYDKDRPNLVEETLGLIWSARRGLSEQELLELLKSDDHPQLPHAIWNPLRSALAEFLIDKNGILNFSHDFLKNAVEEKFVYNQDKQDDFRLHLADYFERIPITERSCDELPWLLKETESFERVKSCLLNLDRFVFIYIKNNIKELISLWMLLDDGSIRPTYLKLFNEYISNPETKINDKIFVGNIISIFFNRFDRF, encoded by the coding sequence GTGATTTTATCTAAGCAAGAGTCCAAAAGGAGCATTCGTATTTTCGTCTCTTCCACGTTTAAAGATATGGTTGCTGAACGCGATGAGTTGATGTCCCATTGTTGGCCAGAGTTAAGGCGATTTTGTAAAGAAAGATATTTGGAATTGATAGAGGTTGACCTTCGCTGGGGGATTTCTGAAGAACAAGACAAAAGAAACGAAACATTGAAATTATGTTTGAATGAGATCCATGAATGCAGACCTTTTTTTATTGGGTTACTGGGAGAGCGATATGGATGGATTCCGGATAAAGAAGTTTATAATCCTGACATTTTGGAAGAGCAATCCTGGTTAAGGGATTTAAAGGATCGGAGTGTTACAGAATTGGAAATAATGCATGGTGTGTTAAACAATCCTAATTTAACTGGTCGTGCATTTTTCTATTTCAGGGATCCAAATTATATTAAAGGAAAAGGACAAGAATTTATTTCTGAAAATGAAGAAGCTGAAAATAAGCAAAAAGCATTAAAGGAAAAAATAAAAAGTTGTTGTAGGCAACACAGTATTCTACTAAAGGAAAATTATAGTAATCCCAAGCAACTTGCTCTGGATATATTGGAAGATTTAAAACTTGCAATTGAAAAAGCATATCCATTAGAACTGGTACCAGATTCATTGACCAGAGAGTCTTTAGAACATGAAGCTTTTGCTGAAAGCAGACGCAAGACATATATTGGAAGACAATCTTATTTTGATCGGCTTGATAAACATGTAACCGAAGAAGGAACACCATTAGTAATTACAGGAGAATCCGGAATAGGAAAGTCAGCATTGTTGGCAAATTGGACGAAGCATTGGAAAGAAGCGCATGGAGACGATTTTATCTTTCAACATTACATTGGAGGTACAACAAAAAGTGGAGATCATTGGGCCCTCATGAATCGGTTAATGTCTGAAATTAAACGCTGGACTGACGATCCAAGTGAATTGCCTAAATCGCACGATGAAATCTTAAGGGACTTTGGTTCCTGGTTGGTTAGACTGCGAATTAAAGCTGAGCAAAATAATGTGAACGCTATACTTGTAATTGATGCGCTTAACCAGTTAGAAGATAAGGATAATGCTCACATTCTGGGTTGGTTGCCTGATTATCCTTTTTTTGGTTCTTTACGACTAATTCTTTCTACCACTAAAGATAGCATGCTGGAAATCCTTGACAAGAGAAACTGGAAGTCTTTTGAGGTAAGCGTATTGGGAGTGAGTGAAAGGCAACAAATGGTTGTTGATTACTTGAAAAGGTTTTCAAAAAAACTGGATGAGAAATATCTGAATTTGATTTGTTCATCATCTCGAGCGGAGAATCCATTATTTGTAAAAATCCTACTTGATGAATTGCGAATCACTGGTACACATGAAAAACTGGAAGAACGGATTCGGTTTTATCTGGATGCAGAAAGTATTTCCAATTTATTGGATCGCATTCTGGACAGGTATCAAAAAGACTATGACAAAGACAGACCAAATTTGGTTGAAGAAACCTTAGGATTAATTTGGTCTGCACGAAGAGGATTGTCAGAACAAGAATTATTGGAATTATTAAAGTCGGATGATCATCCACAGCTTCCACATGCTATTTGGAACCCATTAAGATCTGCTCTTGCTGAGTTCTTAATTGATAAAAATGGCATTCTAAATTTTTCGCATGATTTTTTAAAAAATGCTGTTGAGGAAAAATTTGTATATAATCAAGACAAGCAAGATGACTTTCGATTGCATTTAGCAGATTACTTTGAAAGAATTCCGATTACAGAGAGGAGTTGTGATGAATTGCCTTGGTTGTTGAAGGAGACGGAGTCGTTTGAGAGAGTGAAAAGCTGTTTATTAAATCTTGACAGATTTGTATTTATTTACATTAAAAATAATATAAAAGAACTTATATCGCTTTGGATGCTTTTAGACGATGGAAGCATTCGACCTACATACCTAAAATTATTTAATGAATATATATCAAATCCTGAAACCAAAATTAATGACAAAATATTTGTAGGAAATATAATAAGTATATTTTTTAACAGATTTGACAGATTTTAA
- a CDS encoding toll/interleukin-1 receptor domain-containing protein — translation MERPIRVFISYSHRDQELVDKLARIIKDAGMIALWSKNLSTGLPFGEEIKRFIEHAHVFMPVLTESAFSRGWVHQEIGYAIGLHIPIFPVTTEEIIESGMLQQLQTNKLSSDLEQLKNELHIDKFKSLLRSEALPALYLKANHVEDRAKMMQEYADNVSKVSESCQLNPFSAIRQKGGLSSFHIPDKPIAHADWTNRYAPETRGQLHKKLQRAERVALYNHAIEEGCRLIINPYYSNLGRSSLAKNTRISNLIEFLELMPENKVVIAIQNLQTEIASLTMVGDWFLAESVSYRHGDGFTHTFFTRNASEISKRIDEFEDELADLLKELKWTEENSRDRAVEYLKGLLME, via the coding sequence ATGGAAAGACCAATAAGAGTCTTTATAAGCTATTCACACAGGGATCAGGAACTTGTGGATAAGTTGGCAAGAATTATTAAAGATGCTGGAATGATCGCCTTGTGGTCTAAAAATTTATCCACGGGGCTTCCTTTTGGAGAAGAGATCAAACGCTTTATTGAGCATGCTCATGTGTTTATGCCAGTCTTGACAGAATCTGCTTTTTCAAGAGGTTGGGTTCATCAGGAAATCGGATATGCTATTGGATTGCATATTCCTATTTTTCCGGTTACTACAGAGGAAATTATTGAAAGTGGAATGTTGCAGCAACTTCAAACTAATAAATTGAGTAGTGATTTAGAACAATTAAAAAATGAGTTACATATTGATAAATTCAAATCGTTATTAAGAAGTGAAGCATTACCAGCTTTATACCTCAAAGCAAATCATGTAGAAGATCGTGCAAAGATGATGCAGGAGTATGCTGATAATGTAAGTAAAGTGAGTGAATCATGTCAGTTAAATCCATTTAGTGCCATTCGACAGAAAGGAGGATTGAGTTCTTTTCACATACCTGATAAGCCAATAGCTCATGCTGACTGGACAAATAGATATGCTCCGGAAACAAGAGGACAGCTTCATAAGAAATTGCAACGGGCTGAACGGGTTGCCTTATATAATCATGCTATCGAAGAAGGATGTAGGTTAATAATCAACCCTTACTATTCAAATTTAGGTCGGAGTTCCCTTGCAAAAAATACCAGAATTAGTAATTTAATTGAGTTTCTGGAATTGATGCCAGAAAACAAAGTAGTAATAGCAATCCAAAATTTGCAAACAGAAATTGCCTCCCTGACTATGGTAGGTGATTGGTTTTTAGCTGAGTCTGTATCTTATCGGCATGGAGATGGTTTCACCCATACATTTTTTACACGCAATGCATCTGAAATCTCCAAGCGCATCGATGAATTTGAAGATGAATTGGCAGATTTGCTTAAAGAATTGAAATGGACTGAGGAGAATTCAAGAGATAGGGCAGTGGAATATTTGAAAGGTTTGCTAATGGAGTGA
- a CDS encoding TonB-dependent receptor plug domain-containing protein, with amino-acid sequence MEKFLLVFIVAVISLFQTDAQIQTILVNGIVLDEESGTPIEQVIIYIPERSFYSESKLDGHFSIQLPDQAEWNLKFNRLGYQTKELVLKKSDVHADFILKLSLKKSISKEIEIVDKKDNEGSTVREQVEAFQLLPSVNSNLESILPVIGLGVRSSAGGELSSQYSVRGGSYDENLVFVNDFEVFRPQLIRNGQQEGLSFPNPDLIKDLKFSSGGFESRYGDKMSSVLDIRYKTPDRFRSSLVLSPLGASAHLEGSKLFSKDAVKKFSYLLGVRYKTTKYLLSSLDVEGEYQPNFLDIQSFLSYSFNKHWKLSWIANFNKSVYKLIPESSSVAKGSFFQVINLNTVFEGAEEDVFEQNMSGLSLNYFSDNKRNPYFFKLISSIHQGYEAEQFDILGYYRLVEVEAGNTDEKGKEVKLWGEGTQHLYNRDFLNTLIWNQEARAGIEFNFHSIQHFVQAGIFWKNEHIEDKINEWERLDSAGYSLPYDESRLVLNYVYKTQNNFTNNKMGFWFQDDMSWLIASKQLLKITPGLRFHHSDLNRESFINPRLKLEWIPVQNDNRIHVWLAGGWYYQPPFYREMRLVDGNLNFNQQAQKSNQLLLGIQRDFRMPKISPSQFRWISEIYYKNMWDLVSYDLENVRIRYSGINDSKAYAIGWDNRIYGEFVPGAESWVNISFLRTRERLNGIQHKERDIENPSGNAIKDVPRPTDQLFALGMYFQDYLPKNDRFKMHLNINVAGGLPYGLKGDNLIFRNDKRLKAYHRVDIGFSFLMWDQNTPNRGFRFMNFTRQTWLSLEVFNLLKVKNEASVSWIKSLYNYQFAIPNYLSSRRINLKLRMDF; translated from the coding sequence TTGGAAAAATTCTTGTTAGTATTCATAGTGGCCGTAATCAGTTTATTTCAAACGGACGCACAAATTCAAACAATTCTTGTAAATGGAATTGTCCTTGATGAAGAGTCAGGAACTCCTATTGAACAGGTAATTATTTATATACCGGAACGTTCTTTTTATTCAGAATCTAAACTGGATGGACACTTTAGCATCCAACTTCCGGATCAAGCTGAATGGAATTTGAAATTCAATCGCTTGGGTTATCAAACGAAAGAGCTTGTATTGAAGAAATCAGATGTGCATGCGGATTTCATTTTAAAACTATCCCTTAAAAAATCGATCAGCAAAGAAATTGAAATCGTGGATAAGAAAGACAACGAGGGCTCAACCGTTCGCGAGCAAGTTGAAGCTTTTCAATTGTTGCCCAGTGTAAATTCAAACCTGGAAAGTATTTTGCCTGTGATTGGTTTGGGCGTGCGAAGCAGTGCCGGTGGGGAGTTGTCTTCACAGTACAGTGTCAGGGGAGGCTCTTATGATGAAAACCTGGTTTTTGTAAATGATTTTGAAGTGTTCCGACCGCAACTCATTCGCAACGGACAACAAGAAGGACTTTCATTTCCAAATCCTGATTTAATCAAAGATTTAAAATTTTCATCCGGTGGATTTGAATCGCGTTATGGAGATAAAATGTCATCGGTTCTGGATATACGTTATAAAACACCCGATCGCTTTCGTTCGAGCCTTGTGTTAAGTCCATTAGGTGCCAGTGCACACCTGGAAGGCTCGAAATTATTTTCGAAAGATGCCGTAAAAAAGTTCAGTTACCTGTTGGGAGTGCGTTATAAAACCACAAAATATTTATTGAGTAGTTTGGATGTAGAAGGCGAGTACCAACCTAATTTTTTAGATATACAATCTTTTTTAAGTTACAGTTTTAATAAACACTGGAAACTTTCATGGATCGCTAATTTTAATAAAAGTGTTTATAAATTAATTCCTGAATCTTCCAGTGTTGCAAAGGGCTCTTTTTTTCAGGTGATCAACCTGAATACTGTTTTTGAAGGAGCAGAGGAAGATGTGTTTGAACAGAACATGAGTGGATTGAGTTTGAATTATTTTTCTGATAACAAACGGAATCCTTATTTTTTTAAATTGATTTCATCGATCCACCAGGGATATGAAGCCGAGCAATTTGACATTTTAGGATATTATCGATTGGTTGAAGTTGAAGCAGGAAATACAGATGAAAAAGGAAAAGAAGTTAAACTGTGGGGTGAAGGAACCCAGCATCTTTACAATCGTGATTTTTTAAATACCTTGATTTGGAATCAGGAAGCCCGTGCTGGTATAGAATTTAATTTTCATTCCATCCAGCATTTTGTGCAAGCCGGAATCTTTTGGAAAAATGAACACATTGAAGACAAGATCAATGAGTGGGAGCGTTTGGATTCAGCAGGATATTCACTGCCCTACGATGAGAGCCGCTTGGTATTAAATTACGTGTATAAAACCCAAAATAATTTTACAAATAATAAAATGGGATTCTGGTTTCAGGATGATATGAGTTGGTTGATTGCAAGCAAACAATTATTAAAGATCACTCCAGGCCTACGATTTCACCACAGCGATTTAAATCGTGAATCCTTTATAAATCCGAGATTAAAACTGGAATGGATTCCAGTGCAAAATGACAACCGCATTCATGTATGGTTAGCAGGAGGTTGGTATTATCAGCCCCCTTTTTATCGAGAGATGCGATTGGTAGACGGAAATTTAAATTTTAATCAACAAGCTCAAAAATCAAATCAATTGCTTTTGGGAATTCAACGAGATTTCCGGATGCCAAAAATCAGCCCGTCACAATTCAGATGGATTTCAGAGATCTATTATAAAAACATGTGGGATTTGGTATCCTATGATTTGGAAAATGTGCGCATCCGTTATTCTGGTATCAATGATTCCAAAGCATATGCCATTGGATGGGACAATCGGATTTACGGTGAATTTGTACCAGGAGCAGAATCCTGGGTCAATATTTCATTTTTGAGAACCCGCGAACGGCTGAATGGAATTCAACACAAAGAACGCGATATAGAAAATCCGTCAGGCAATGCCATTAAGGATGTCCCCAGGCCTACCGATCAATTGTTTGCTTTAGGAATGTATTTTCAGGATTACTTGCCTAAAAATGATCGTTTTAAAATGCATTTAAATATTAATGTAGCGGGAGGTTTACCCTATGGATTAAAAGGAGACAATCTTATTTTTAGAAACGACAAAAGACTCAAAGCCTACCACCGCGTCGATATTGGTTTTTCTTTTTTAATGTGGGATCAAAACACTCCAAACAGAGGATTCCGTTTCATGAATTTCACCAGACAAACTTGGTTAAGTTTGGAAGTGTTCAATTTACTAAAAGTAAAAAACGAAGCATCTGTGAGTTGGATTAAGTCTTTGTACAATTACCAATTTGCCATTCCAAATTATCTGAGTTCGCGGAGGATTAATTTGAAATTGAGAATGGATTTTTGA